In Alkalihalobacterium alkalinitrilicum, a genomic segment contains:
- a CDS encoding chromate transporter yields the protein MIYLEIFLAFFIPGIVGYGGGPASIPLVEYEVVHRYEWMSVEQFSEVLALGNALPGPIATKMAGYIGFEVAGVIGSVVAVVATVAPSLILMIVLLGILYKFKESPKVKRMTGLIRPTIAILLGVLAFRFLQLSFVETSPWHTVFLIVVGYLFLEKWKVHPSLVILGGVCYGAIFLS from the coding sequence TTGATTTATTTAGAGATTTTCCTTGCGTTCTTCATTCCTGGCATCGTTGGCTATGGAGGTGGTCCTGCTTCCATTCCCCTTGTAGAATATGAAGTGGTTCATCGTTATGAATGGATGAGTGTCGAACAGTTTAGTGAAGTGCTCGCTTTAGGGAATGCTCTGCCAGGTCCTATTGCTACGAAAATGGCAGGATATATTGGTTTTGAAGTTGCAGGAGTGATTGGGAGTGTTGTTGCGGTAGTTGCTACTGTTGCTCCTTCATTAATATTAATGATCGTATTACTTGGCATTTTATATAAGTTTAAGGAATCTCCAAAGGTGAAAAGAATGACTGGACTCATTCGTCCGACTATTGCAATTTTACTAGGGGTGTTAGCATTCCGTTTTCTTCAATTATCTTTTGTAGAAACAAGTCCTTGGCATACAGTTTTTTTAATTGTGGTTGGGTACTTATTCCTTGAGAAATGGAAGGTTCACCCATCACTTGTGATCCTTGGTGGTGTTTGTTATGGAGCTATCTTTTTAAGCTAA
- a CDS encoding chromate transporter: protein MKTQIDLFIAFFRSGMLGFGGGPSAIPLVKKEVVDTFGWMNEDEFADVLALGNTLPGPINTKMAGYIGYRVAGLIGLIIAVSASIVPTIFLMILLLTSLSVYKDQPWVAGITQGVIPIVSVMLFVLAWDFLKNAKKSLGWPISLILLFVSLIVIEILGVHPAIIIALLLLFALLKKNNKQVGSSNKKEVQG from the coding sequence ATGAAAACACAGATTGATTTATTTATTGCTTTTTTTCGTTCAGGTATGCTTGGCTTTGGAGGTGGACCATCGGCCATTCCCCTCGTAAAAAAAGAAGTCGTGGACACGTTTGGCTGGATGAATGAAGATGAATTTGCAGATGTGCTAGCGCTTGGCAATACATTGCCTGGTCCGATTAATACAAAAATGGCAGGTTATATCGGTTATCGGGTTGCAGGTCTGATCGGATTAATCATAGCGGTTAGCGCCTCAATTGTACCAACGATTTTCTTAATGATCCTCTTGTTAACCTCACTTTCAGTTTATAAGGATCAACCATGGGTTGCGGGTATCACACAAGGTGTCATTCCGATTGTTAGTGTTATGCTTTTCGTACTAGCGTGGGATTTTTTAAAGAATGCAAAAAAAAGCCTTGGTTGGCCTATTAGTCTTATATTACTATTTGTAAGTTTAATTGTTATTGAAATCCTTGGAGTTCATCCTGCCATTATTATTGCGTTATTATTACTTTTTGCTTTACTTAAGAAAAACAATAAACAAGTCGGTTCCTCGAATAAAAAGGAGGTACAAGGTTGA